DNA from Salinibacterium sp. dk2585:
GCGGGTGCTCAGCCTCGACTTCGACTGAACAGTCAGGCCGCCCTACGCCTCTCATCTCTCATCTCTCATCTCTCATCTCTCATCTCTCATCTCTCGGCCCAGTGGCCAAAGTTTCGGCTTACCGGAGCGATGAAGGTGAAAGTTTGGCCACTCACAGGGATCCGGCTGAGCTCTGAGGTTAAGGAGGCTCGGGCGTAGGTGAACGTCAGGCGCGCGAGGCGCAGTCCACGCAGAGCGTCGCCCACGGGCGCGCCTCGAGGCGGGCCTCCGGGATGTCACGGCCGCACGACTCGCACACGCCGAAGCCAGGGGCACCCAGGCGGAGGAGCGCGGCATCCGTCTCCGCAAGGCGAGACCGCGACTGCCGCAGCAACGCGTCGGACTGGGAGCGCTCGAACGCGATCGTCGAGCCCTCAGGGTCGTGCTCGTCGTCGACATTGGAGTCCTGACGGGCGTCAACGATGCGGCGGATGTCTTCGCCGAGTCCCGCCATGAGGCGCAGGGTGGACTCGCGCTCGGCAAGCAACTGCTCGCGAAACTGCTCGAGCCGCGCATCCGTGAACCTGGGTGTCATGTCCCGAGTATGCCCTGACGCCACTTGCTTGGCACCAAACGGCCTCGGCGGTGTGGGCGCGGGGCCGGCGTCAGCGGCGCAGCACGCGACGGGCGAGCCAGTTGGCGAAGAACTGCACGAGCTGCACGATCAGGATGATGACAATCACTGCCGCCCAGGTGACAACCGGCTCGAACTGGCGGTAGCCGTAGAGGATCGCGAAGTTGCCCAGCCCACCGCCGCCGATGAAGCCGGCGACGGCCGTCATGTCGACGATCGCGACGAAGACGAAGGCGTAGCCCAGGATGAGCGGCCCGAGCGCCTCGGGCAGCAGGAGGGTGCGGATGATCCGCCACGGCCCCGCGCCGACCGAACGCGCCGCCTCGATCACGCCCGGCTGCACCGTCAGCAGGTTCTGCTCGACGATGCGGCTGATGCCGAAGACAGCGGCGAGGGCAATCGAGAAAATGATGGCGGGGTCGCCGATTCCAGTGCCAACGACCGCGCGGGCGAGCGGCTGCACGGCCGCGAGGAAGATGATGAACGGGATCGGGCGGAAGGTGTTGACGAGCACGTTCAGCACCGTGTTGACGACGCGGTTCGGCAGGAGACCGCCGGCGCGGGTCACGTAGAGGCCGAGCCCGACGATGAGACCCCCCAGACCGCCGAAGAGCATGCACAGGGCGACGATGTAGAGCGTCTCGAAGGTCGCGTCGAGCAATTCTGGGAGCAGGTTGATCAGCGCATCCATCAGCGCACCTCCGTCACGGTGACGGTCTGCTCGATCGCCGCAAGCGCCGCGTCAATGCGGTCACCCTTGAGCGCGAGCGTCAGGTGCCCGAAGGTGCGACCCTGGATCTCGTTGACCCCGCCGTAGACGAGCTCGAAGGTCACGCCATGGTTCGCGAACTCGAGGAACACCTCCGACTGGCTCACCCCGCCGTCCGCGAAAGACACCGTCACGATGCGACCCGGATGCTTGAGCCGCAGCTGCTCGAGCGCCTCCCGCTCTGGGACCGCGCGGATGACGGTCGAGACGAAGCGCTTGGCGGCATCCGTCTGCGGGTCGGAGAAGACGTCGAAGACGCTGCCCTGCTCGATGACGCGGCCGGAGTCCATGACGGCGACACGATTGGCCACCGCCTTGATGACCTCCATTTCGTGCGTGATGAGCACGATGGTGATGCCGAGCTCCCGATTGACCTTCTTGAGGAGCGCGAGCACCTCAGTTGTCGTCTCGGGGTCGAGCGCGCTCGTCGCTTCGTCGGCGAGAAGGATCTTGGGGCTCGTCGCCAAGGCGCGCGCGATGCCGACGCGCTGCTTCTGGCCGCCCGAGAGCTGGTCGGGGTAGCTGCGTGCCTTGTCGGCGAGCCCGACGAACTCGAGCATCTCGGTGACCCGTGCCTTGCGCTCAGCGGCGGGCATCCCGGCCACCTGGAGCGGGTATTCGACGTTGCCGGCGACCGTGCGCGAGTTGAAGAGGTTGAACTGCTGGAAGATCATGCCGATGCCGCGACGCACATCGTGCAGCTGGCGCTCGCGCAGCCCGCTGATCACCCGGCCGTCGACCTCGACCGTGCCGCTCGTAACCGGCTCGAGCGCGTTGATGAGCCGCACAAGCGTGCTCTTGCCCGCGCCCGAGTAGCCGATGATGCCGAAGATGTCGCCCGCCTCGATGTCGAGGCTGACGTTGTCGACCGCGAGGAGCGGCGCCGCACCGCGCTTGGAAGCCGGGTACGACTTTGAGACCTCGCTGAGTCTCACGATCGGCATGGGGGCTGCTTTCGTCATACGGGGAATCAGTACGGCGGCGGATGCTCCGAGAAGCATCCGCCGCCGGCTACTGCATAAAGGCTACTCGTTGGCCTCGACGTCGGCCTCGACCTTGGCGAGGGCATCCTCGAGCTCGGACGCCGGAGTGTCGACGAGGATGGCCGTGCCGCCCGAGACCTCAAGCACGCCGTCCTGCACGGCCTGCGTCGACTGGTAGATCTCGACGAGGCGCTGGAAGAGCTCGTTGTCCTTATCGTCGGCGCGGGCCGCGAAAATGTTGATGTAGGCCTGCGCGGCGGGGTCGCTGGGGTCGTCGACCGCGATCGCGCTGAGCGGGTCGATGCCCGCCTTGGTCACGAAGTCGTTGTTGACGACGGCCGCCGCGACGTCGGCGAGCGAGGTCGCCGTGAACGAGGCATCCGCTGCCTTGACCTCGACGCGAGACGAGTCCTCGATGTCGGCGAGGGTCGAGAAGATGCTGCCGCCGTCCTTGAGGTCGATGAGGCCGGCGGACTGCAACACGAGGAGAGCGCGGGCCTGGTTGCTCGTGTCGTTCGGCACGATGACCTGCTCACCGTCCTTGATGTCGTCGACCGAGTCGTACTTCTGCGAGTAAAGCCCGAGCGGGTAGATCGCGGTCGCGCCGATCGGCACGAGGTCATCGCCGGATGCCACGTTGTGCTGCGCGAGGAAGATGACGTGCTGGAACTGGTTCAGGTCGAGCTCACCCGCAGAAAGGGCGGGATTCGGCTGGTTGTAGTCAGCGAAATCGATGATCTCGACGTGGATGCCCTCCTCCTCGGTCGCCTCGAGGTAGGCGTCCCAGTAGGGGTCGCTCGCGCCGACGACGCCAAGCTTGACCGGGTTGGACTCGGAGCCGAGCTCCGCGTCGGAATCAGACGAGGCGCAGGCGGCGAGGCCGGTGAGGAGCGCGGTCGCGGTAGCGACGGCAGCGAGCTTCTTGACGAGGGACATGGGTGGTGCCTTTCAGTGGAGCGGGGATATCCAGTGTCATCCGTGTGCGGAGCATCGCCGAATCAGGTGACGAACTGTGACAGCCGACCGCGCCATCAGCCCTCGAGGAGCTCGGTGAGTTCGAGCCAGCGGGTCTCGAGCGCCGCGGCATCCGTTTCAAGCTTCGACAGTTGCGCCGAGAGCGCGCCGAGACCCTCGTAATCGTTCTGGTCGTGGGCCGCCATCTGGGCGTGCACTGCGTCTACCTTCTGGCCCGACTTCTCGAGCTTGCGCTCGACCGAGGCGAGCTCCTTCTGCGCATTGCGGAGCTCGGCGCCCGAGAGGCCGGGCGCCTTCTTCGCCGGCGCCGTCGCCGCCTTGGTGGCCGAGGGAGCGTCGGATGCCGCATCCGCCGCCGTGCGGATCTTCAGGTACTCCTCGACGCCGCCCGGCAGGTGACGCAGGTGTCCGCCGAGCACGGCGTACTGCTGGTCGGTCACACGCTCGAGGAGGTAACGGTCGTGGCTCACGACGAGCAGCGTGCCGGGGAAGGAGTCGAGCAGGTCCTCCATGGCGGCGAGCATGTCGGTGTCGAGGTCGTTGGTGGGCTCGTCGAGGATGAGCACGTTGGGCTCGTCGAGGAGGATGAGCAGCAGCTGCAGGCGACGCTTCTGGCCACCCGACAGGTCTTTGATGGGGGTGCTGAGTTGGGCGCTGTCGAATCCGAGGCGCTCAAGCAGCTGGCCCGGCGTAACCTCCTTGCCGCCCGCGACGTAGGACGACTTCTGGCGCCCGATGACGGTGCGCACGGGTTCGTTCTGCACTTCGGCCAGCTCCGCGAGTTGCTGGTCGAGGATGGAAATCTTGACGGTCTTGCCCCGCTTGACGCGTCCACTCGTCGGTTCGACCGAGCCCGCGATGAGGCCGAGCAGTGTCGACTTGCCTGCACCATTGACGCCCAGGATGCCCGTGCGCTCGCCCGGCGCAATGCGCCACTCGATGTCGCGCAGCACGGTCTTCTCGCCGAACTGCACCCCAACATCGAGCAGGTCGACGACGTCCTTGCCGAGTCGCTGCATCGCCATCGACTGCAGGCTCACCTTGTCGCGCACGGGCGGCTCGTTCGCGATCAACTCGTTCGCGGCGTCGATGCGGAACTTCGGCTTCGCCGTGCGGGCCGGGGCGCCGCGCCGCAGCCAGGCAAGCTCCTTCTTCATGAGGTTCTGGCGCTTCGCCTCCGTGACGGATGCCATGCGGTCGCGCTCGACGCGCTGCAGGATGTACGCCGCGTAACCGCCCTCGAAGGGCTCGATGATGCGGTCGTGCACCTCCCACGTGGTGTTACACACCTCGTCGAGGAACCACCGGTCGTGGGTGACGACGATGAGGCCGCCCTGGCCCGCCGGCCAGCGGCGCTTGAGGTGCTCGGCCAGCCACGCGATGCCCTCGACATCGAGGTGGTTGGTGGGCTCATCGAGGAACACGACGTCCCAGTCGCCGACCAGCAGCTTGGCGAGGCCGACCCGGCGGCGTTGGCCACCGGAGAGCTGGCCCAGCGTCGCATCCCACGGGATGCCGCCAAGCAGGCCGTCAATGACATCGCGGATGCGCGCATCCGAGGCCCACTCGTACTCCTGCTTGTCGCCCACGATCGACTCGCTCACGACGATCGAGTCGTCGAGCTCGTCGGCCTGGTCGAGCATGCCGATCGTCGTGCCCTTGCGCACCGTCACGCGGCCACTGTCGGGCTCGATGCGGCCCGCGAGCAGGCGCATGAGGGTCGACTTGCCGTCGCCATTGCGGCCAACCACGCCGATGCGGTCGCCCTCGTTGAGGCCGATCGTCACCGAGTCAAAGATGACGCGCGTTGGATATTCGAGGTGGAGGGACTCTGCCCCCAAGAGATGTGCCACGTGGGTCGACACTACCGGGCCCGGCCTGGGCGGCGGCCCGGTAGTGCCACAGCGGAAGACAGTCGCCTAGGCGAGCGGCTGCAGCGATTTCGGCACGAGGTACTCCTCGATGCCAAAGGGGCCCCGCTCTCTGCCATGCCCGGAGTTCTTTACCCCAC
Protein-coding regions in this window:
- a CDS encoding MetQ/NlpA family ABC transporter substrate-binding protein, translated to MSLVKKLAAVATATALLTGLAACASSDSDAELGSESNPVKLGVVGASDPYWDAYLEATEEEGIHVEIIDFADYNQPNPALSAGELDLNQFQHVIFLAQHNVASGDDLVPIGATAIYPLGLYSQKYDSVDDIKDGEQVIVPNDTSNQARALLVLQSAGLIDLKDGGSIFSTLADIEDSSRVEVKAADASFTATSLADVAAAVVNNDFVTKAGIDPLSAIAVDDPSDPAAQAYINIFAARADDKDNELFQRLVEIYQSTQAVQDGVLEVSGGTAILVDTPASELEDALAKVEADVEANE
- a CDS encoding TraR/DksA family transcriptional regulator — protein: MTPRFTDARLEQFREQLLAERESTLRLMAGLGEDIRRIVDARQDSNVDDEHDPEGSTIAFERSQSDALLRQSRSRLAETDAALLRLGAPGFGVCESCGRDIPEARLEARPWATLCVDCASRA
- a CDS encoding ABC-F family ATP-binding cassette domain-containing protein, whose product is MAHLLGAESLHLEYPTRVIFDSVTIGLNEGDRIGVVGRNGDGKSTLMRLLAGRIEPDSGRVTVRKGTTIGMLDQADELDDSIVVSESIVGDKQEYEWASDARIRDVIDGLLGGIPWDATLGQLSGGQRRRVGLAKLLVGDWDVVFLDEPTNHLDVEGIAWLAEHLKRRWPAGQGGLIVVTHDRWFLDEVCNTTWEVHDRIIEPFEGGYAAYILQRVERDRMASVTEAKRQNLMKKELAWLRRGAPARTAKPKFRIDAANELIANEPPVRDKVSLQSMAMQRLGKDVVDLLDVGVQFGEKTVLRDIEWRIAPGERTGILGVNGAGKSTLLGLIAGSVEPTSGRVKRGKTVKISILDQQLAELAEVQNEPVRTVIGRQKSSYVAGGKEVTPGQLLERLGFDSAQLSTPIKDLSGGQKRRLQLLLILLDEPNVLILDEPTNDLDTDMLAAMEDLLDSFPGTLLVVSHDRYLLERVTDQQYAVLGGHLRHLPGGVEEYLKIRTAADAASDAPSATKAATAPAKKAPGLSGAELRNAQKELASVERKLEKSGQKVDAVHAQMAAHDQNDYEGLGALSAQLSKLETDAAALETRWLELTELLEG
- a CDS encoding methionine ABC transporter ATP-binding protein; translated protein: MPIVRLSEVSKSYPASKRGAAPLLAVDNVSLDIEAGDIFGIIGYSGAGKSTLVRLINALEPVTSGTVEVDGRVISGLRERQLHDVRRGIGMIFQQFNLFNSRTVAGNVEYPLQVAGMPAAERKARVTEMLEFVGLADKARSYPDQLSGGQKQRVGIARALATSPKILLADEATSALDPETTTEVLALLKKVNRELGITIVLITHEMEVIKAVANRVAVMDSGRVIEQGSVFDVFSDPQTDAAKRFVSTVIRAVPEREALEQLRLKHPGRIVTVSFADGGVSQSEVFLEFANHGVTFELVYGGVNEIQGRTFGHLTLALKGDRIDAALAAIEQTVTVTEVR
- a CDS encoding methionine ABC transporter permease, coding for MDALINLLPELLDATFETLYIVALCMLFGGLGGLIVGLGLYVTRAGGLLPNRVVNTVLNVLVNTFRPIPFIIFLAAVQPLARAVVGTGIGDPAIIFSIALAAVFGISRIVEQNLLTVQPGVIEAARSVGAGPWRIIRTLLLPEALGPLILGYAFVFVAIVDMTAVAGFIGGGGLGNFAILYGYRQFEPVVTWAAVIVIILIVQLVQFFANWLARRVLRR